Below is a genomic region from Campylobacter geochelonis.
GTATGATAAAAGTTTTAAATTTAGGTGAAAATTTTAGAAAAATCGCTTTTGTCAAAGGAGTTTTGCCGCTTCCGCCAAGAGTTAAATTTCCAACTGAAATAATGGGGATTTTATAATCAACCTCTTTAGAAAATCTCTTTTTTACAGTAACAACAAGCGCGTAAAGTATGCTAAGAGGCGCTAGAATTTGCGCTAGAAGTTTTTGTGAAAAGCTTGGAGTATAGAAATATCTATCAATCCAAGCATGAAATTTTCTTTCAAACACTGTTTTTAGCTACAAATTTGACTTTGTCACATATGTAGTTTACTTCTTCATCTTTTAAATCCGCATAAATAGGCAGTGATAGTACCTGCTGATAGACTCGAAGCGAAGTTGGAAAGTCATTTACCTTAAATCCATACTTTTGTTTATAGTAGGTTAAAAGATGGATTGGAATGTAGTGAAGCGCTACATTTATGCCAAATTCTTTCAGTTGTCTTGCGAAGTTATCTCTGTTTTTATCTATTTTTATGATGTATTGAGTATAGATATGCTCATTACTTGCTGTTGGAGTTGTAACGTGAGGGCAGGTGCTAAGCTCTTTGTTATAAATCGCTGCTATCTCTTTTCGCCTTTTTATAAACTGCTCTGTTTTTGCAAACTGCGCTCTAGAAAATGCCGCGCAAAGTGGGCTTAAGTCATACTTTTGTCCGATTTCTAAAACATCATATATGTAGTTTAAATTTCCATCTTTGCTTGAACTATTCGAGATAAGCGCGTGGTTTCTTACAAGTTTTGCGCGAGATGCTATCTCTTCATCGTTAGTTGTGAAAAACCCAGAAGTTGCTATAAAGCCATCTATTTGAGGATTTACTTGAAAGCAAGAGATAAAAGAGTCCTTTATAGAGCCTAGTTTTGCGCCTTTGTATGTAGCGCCCATTGCTCTGCTTGCATCATCGATTATTTTTATATTATACTCTTTAGCGATGGCATAAATTTCATCCATATTTGCGCTTTGTCCGCCAACGTGGCTTATAAATGCAGCTTTGAGTTTTTTGTGGTTGTTTTTTTTCAAAGTTGCTTCAAAAGAATCAATATTTATATTAAAATCATCTTCATTTATATCCACCGGTATAGGCTCAGCATCGAAGTGTCTTATGACTTCTGCTACATTTGGGAAAGAATTTACTGAGCATATTATCTTATCGGCTCTTTTTATATCCATAGCGCAAAGTGCTAAGTGCATAGCTGAAGTGCCGTTGTTTGTAGATATGCCAAAATCTGAATTAAAATAGTTTTTAATCTCTTTTTCAAAGCTATTTATCATATTTATATTTGAATCAAAAAGGGCTTCATTGATTAAATTTGCCTCTCTTTCATCTACTAGAGGTCTAAAAAATGGTATGTTTTCCATTACTTTTCCTTAAGGTATTTTCTAACATTTGCGATATTTGGTAGTTTTAACTTGAAGCTGTTTTGAACCATTCGTTTTTTTATTACAGAAACTAGCTCTTTGTCATGCTTTTCTTTCAACTTAGAAAAACTCAAGTCTTTATCATAAATATCTCTTAAAACTTTATCAAGCTCTTTATAGGTGTAGCCAAGATCTTTTTCATCACTTTGCCCCTCCCACAAATCAGCGCTTGGTGGCTTTTTTAAAATCTTTTCATCTATACCTAAATACTTGCCAAACTCAAACAACTCGCTTTTAAAAATTTCTCCTATAGGGTTAAAAGCGCAAGCTAAATCCCCATAAATAGTCCCATAGCCAAGCATTCGCTCGCTTAAGTTACTAGTCCCTACAACCACAGCTTCCATATAAGATGA
It encodes:
- a CDS encoding DegT/DnrJ/EryC1/StrS family aminotransferase, with amino-acid sequence MENIPFFRPLVDEREANLINEALFDSNINMINSFEKEIKNYFNSDFGISTNNGTSAMHLALCAMDIKRADKIICSVNSFPNVAEVIRHFDAEPIPVDINEDDFNINIDSFEATLKKNNHKKLKAAFISHVGGQSANMDEIYAIAKEYNIKIIDDASRAMGATYKGAKLGSIKDSFISCFQVNPQIDGFIATSGFFTTNDEEIASRAKLVRNHALISNSSSKDGNLNYIYDVLEIGQKYDLSPLCAAFSRAQFAKTEQFIKRRKEIAAIYNKELSTCPHVTTPTASNEHIYTQYIIKIDKNRDNFARQLKEFGINVALHYIPIHLLTYYKQKYGFKVNDFPTSLRVYQQVLSLPIYADLKDEEVNYICDKVKFVAKNSV
- a CDS encoding NAD+ synthase; this translates as MNYEKTKEELKKFLRKNLEETGKQNFIIGISGGLDSAIVSALCAEVSIKNTFGLIMPTKTSNKDGLDDAIRHCENFGIIHKLIDIEPMLWAYEKNIGMLSNLRRGNLAARMRMCVLYDTSSYMEAVVVGTSNLSERMLGYGTIYGDLACAFNPIGEIFKSELFEFGKYLGIDEKILKKPPSADLWEGQSDEKDLGYTYKELDKVLRDIYDKDLSFSKLKEKHDKELVSVIKKRMVQNSFKLKLPNIANVRKYLKEK